The Ahaetulla prasina isolate Xishuangbanna chromosome 3, ASM2864084v1, whole genome shotgun sequence genome window below encodes:
- the TLDC2 gene encoding TLD domain-containing protein 2, whose translation MKTPRYRYILLPNLGDETLSLEPEEEADGLDSVSTNPDDPSQIVEELNEPILNAQSSILHTEEIQQLTPHLPLRVTAYPWNLVYCTSRDGFSLKTMYRSMSNLASPVLLVIRDTDGQIFGAFSSTAIHASSCFYGNGETFLFSFTPQLKVFKWTGKNTFFMKGDADSLAIGGGSGKFGLWLDGDLNHGGSHPCETFNNEALSPKEEFLIRDLEVWTLS comes from the exons ATGAAAACTCCACGCTACCGTTACATTCTTCTG CCCAATCTGGGTGATGAAACTTTGTCTCTAGAACCTGAAGAGGAAGCTGATGGGCTAGACTCAGTCAGCACAAATCCAGATGATCCATCCCAAATTGTAGAAGAATTAAATGAACCTATACTGAATGCTCAAAGTAGCATCTTGCACACAGAAGAAATCCAACAG CTAACTCCACATCTCCCTCTGCGAGTGACCGCCTATCCTTGGAACCTTGTCTACTGTACATCAAGGGACGGATTTAGTCTGAAGACTATGTATAGAAGCATGAGCAACCTGGCCTCTCCTGTGTTATTGGTTATCAGGGATACTGATGGGCAG ATATTTGGAGCTTTTTCTTCTACGGCTATTCATGCAAGCAGTTGTTTTTATGGCAATGGAGAAACATTTCTATTCTCTTTCACTCCACAACTCAAG GTATTTAAATGGACAGGCAAAAATACCTTCTTCATGAAAGGAGATGCAGATTCTTTAGCCATTGGTGGAGGCAG TGGTAAATTTGGACTCTGGCTAGATGGAGATCTGAACCATGGAGGAAGTCACCCCTGTGAAACCTTCAATAATGAGGCATTATCACCCAAAGAGGAATTCCTCATCCGAGATTTGGAAGTTTGGACACTGTCTTAA